From Megalobrama amblycephala isolate DHTTF-2021 linkage group LG8, ASM1881202v1, whole genome shotgun sequence, the proteins below share one genomic window:
- the nudt3b gene encoding diphosphoinositol polyphosphate phosphohydrolase 1 isoform X2, translated as MMKLKSNQTRTYDGDGYKKRAACLCFRNETEQEVLLVSSSRHPDKWIVPGGGMEPEEEPSVAAAREVCEEAGVKGTLGRLVGIFENRDRKHRTYVYVLIVTEVLEDWEDSVNIGRKREWFKIDDAIEVLQCHKPVQATYFTALQEGCLNSNGTPLVATIGEDMSPTYSINQSSVSDVR; from the exons ATGATGAAGCTCAAGTCGAACCAAACGCGCACCTATGATGGAGACGGGTACAAGAAGCGGGCCGCCTGCCTGTGCTTCAGGAACGAGACCGAGCAGGAG GTGTTATTGGTGAGCAGCAGCAGACATCCAGACAAATGGATCGTTCCTGGAGGAGGAATGGAGCCTGAGGAAGAGCCCAGCGTAGCTGCTGCCAGAGAAGTCTGTGAAGag GCTGGTGTCAAGGGCACTTTAGGAAGACTAGTAGGAATATTTGAG AATCGGGATAGGAAACACAGAACGTATGTCTACGTTCTCATTGTAACCGAAGTTCTGGAAGATTGGGAGGATTCAGTAAACATTG GGAGAAAACGGGAATGGTTCAAAATTGACGATGCCATAGAAGTATTGCAGTGTCACAAACCAGTACAGGCCACTTACTTCACGGCTCTACAGGAAGGCTGTCTGAACAGTAACGGGACGCCCCTGGTGGCAACGATAGGCGAAGACATGTCGCCCACCTACAGCATTAATCAGAGCTCCGTCTCTGATGTCAGATAA
- the nudt3b gene encoding diphosphoinositol polyphosphate phosphohydrolase 1 isoform X1, giving the protein MMKLKSNQTRTYDGDGYKKRAACLCFRNETEQEVLLVSSSRHPDKWIVPGGGMEPEEEPSVAAAREVCEEAGVKGTLGRLVGIFENRDRKHRTYVYVLIVTEVLEDWEDSVNIDERRSTGVEQHEGRKREWFKIDDAIEVLQCHKPVQATYFTALQEGCLNSNGTPLVATIGEDMSPTYSINQSSVSDVR; this is encoded by the exons ATGATGAAGCTCAAGTCGAACCAAACGCGCACCTATGATGGAGACGGGTACAAGAAGCGGGCCGCCTGCCTGTGCTTCAGGAACGAGACCGAGCAGGAG GTGTTATTGGTGAGCAGCAGCAGACATCCAGACAAATGGATCGTTCCTGGAGGAGGAATGGAGCCTGAGGAAGAGCCCAGCGTAGCTGCTGCCAGAGAAGTCTGTGAAGag GCTGGTGTCAAGGGCACTTTAGGAAGACTAGTAGGAATATTTGAG AATCGGGATAGGAAACACAGAACGTATGTCTACGTTCTCATTGTAACCGAAGTTCTGGAAGATTGGGAGGATTCAGTAAACATTG atgaacgaaggtctacaggtgtggaacagcatgaag GGAGAAAACGGGAATGGTTCAAAATTGACGATGCCATAGAAGTATTGCAGTGTCACAAACCAGTACAGGCCACTTACTTCACGGCTCTACAGGAAGGCTGTCTGAACAGTAACGGGACGCCCCTGGTGGCAACGATAGGCGAAGACATGTCGCCCACCTACAGCATTAATCAGAGCTCCGTCTCTGATGTCAGATAA
- the LOC125273642 gene encoding 40S ribosomal protein S10, translating into MAHRASHVTHKEQRNNTGRTADDVLSGSGLSARVKMLMPKKNRIAIYELLFKEGVMVAKKDVHLAKHPELADKNVPNLHVMKAMQSLKSCGYVKEQFAWRHFYWYLTNEGIQYLRDFLHLPPEIVPATLRRQTRPETARPRPKGLEGERPARLARGEGDRDAYRRSAAPPVADKKGEAGAGAATEFQFRGGFGRGRGQQPQ; encoded by the exons ATGGCGCATCGCGCTTCACACGTGACGCATAAAGAGCAGCGAAACAATACAGGAAGAACAGCTGATGACGTTCTTTCCGGCTCCGGTCTCTCAGCAAGAGTAAAG ATGTTGATGCCCAAGAAGAACCGCATTGCTATCTATGAGCTCCTCTTCAAAGAGGGCGTCATGGTGGCCAAAAAAGATGTGCATCTTGCAAAACATCCAGAGCTCGCTGACAAGAACGTACCCAACCTTCACGTGATGAAGGCGATGCAG TCTCTGAAGTCATGTGGGTACGTGAAAGAGCAGTTTGCTTGGCGCCACTTCTACTGGTACCTGACCAATGAGGGCATCCAGTACCTGCGGGACTTCCTCCACCTGCCCCCGGAGATCGTCCCCGCCACCCTCCGCCGCCAGACCCGCCCAGAGACCGCCAGACCTCGTCCCAAGG GTCTTGAGGGAGAGAGACCGGCTCGTCTGGCCCGTGGTGAGGGAGACAGAGATGCTTACAGGCGGTCTGCAGCTCCAC CCGTCGCTGATAAGAAGGGTGAGGCTGGTGCAGGTGCAGCCACAGAATTCCAGTTT agaggTGGTTTTGGCCGTGGCCGAGGACAGCAGCCACAGTGA
- the LOC125273643 gene encoding E3 ubiquitin/ISG15 ligase TRIM25-like, giving the protein MAEARFSEDEFMCPVCLDLLKDPVTTSCGHCYCKICITDFWDQEDQKRVYSCPQCRQTFSPRPALAKNTMLAEVVEKLKNTNISADCYAGAGDVQCDVCTGRKLKAIKSCLVCLNSYCQNHLEQHESLFKGKRHNLTDATGRLQEMICQKHDKILEVFVVYFVNAVI; this is encoded by the coding sequence atggcagaagccagaTTTTCTGAAGATGAGTTCATGTGtccagtgtgtctggatctcctgaaggatccagtgaccACTTCCTGTGGACACTGTTACTGTAAGATCTGTATCACAGACTTCTGGGATCAGGAGGATCAGAAGAGAGTCTACAGCTgccctcagtgcagacagacctttagtccaagacctgctttagctAAAAACACCATGCTGGCTGAagtggtggagaaactgaagaacaCTAATATTTCTGCTGACTGttacgctggagctggagatgtgcagtgtgacgtctgtactggaagaaaactcaaagCCATCAAAtcctgtctggtgtgtctgaactcttactgtcagaatcaccttgaacaacatgagagtttgtttaaaggaaagagacacaatctgactgatgccactggacgactgcaggagatgatctgccaGAAACACGACAAGATCCTTGAGgtttttgttgtgtattttgttAATGCTGTTATttaa